The genomic interval AATTTTGGGGATCAAACCGGAGGGATTTAGTGGACTGAGTTTTCTAGAAGCCTATCCATTGCAAAGGCTAACAGTGAATTTGCCTGAGACGTTTCAGATCATTAACAAATTCAGTCCAAAACCGCCAACGGATACCCTGAGCAGTAACCCGTTTTGGCAAACCTGGGTTGACTATCAAGCGATTACCAGCCAAAAACAGCATCCCAAAACTTGTTTATTTGGGGATTCCATTTCGGCAGCCTTAGGCAATTCTTTGGGAGAAAAAACCTATAACTTTGCCATTGGCGGGATGAGTAGTGTATCCCTGGTTAACCAACTCAACTATTTAGCTGCCCATTCGGTAACGTGTCCAGGTGTGGTGATTGCGATCGGTACAAATGATGCCTGGTATACCATTCAGGATGACGAGTTTGTTCAAAATCTGAGAATGGCGCTCTCGTTGACCCGTCAGCTAGGCGCAAACCAAATCGTATTGATTCCTGCCTTTTATTCAACCCTTGCTGCCAGCAAAAATCCTGGCTTGGCAGGTTCCATTGCTCGTGTGGAGAGGATTAATCACCTCATTGCCAAAGTTGCCGATGAAGAAGGGGTTTCGGTGGATGCAGCGGCGATTCAACCTTTGTTCGATGGGCAAACCCTGAAGCAGGCGCTAACGATTGATGGGGTGCATCTCAATCACGATGGAATTATGCTATATCGGCAATCGCTGTTAAAAAGTCTGAACCAGGTTCCCTGATTATCTGAAAACTGCTGGCGAGTGGGTCCAGGCAAAACGGCAGGCATCATTTATCTTGTGGCTCAATCTTTGCCAAAGCGATTGCTGGCTGCTGCTGGTTGTTCCGGTTGCTTTGTTATAACTGGCGTAGGCTTCCTTATAGCGTCCCAAACGCTGGAGGGCTGCTCCATGAAAGATCCAGGCTTCGCGATCGTGGGGTTGGATTTCTAGAGCTTGCTGACAACTTTCGAGAGCTTCGGCGGGGCGATCGAGTTGAATCAGCATGATTCCACGGAAAGTCCAGGCAGGATAGAAATCGGGCTTTATTTGAATGGCTTGGTCAAAACTGTGTAGTGCGTCCTGGTAACGTTCTAAACTTGCCAGGGCATTTCCTTTGTTGTACCAGGCAAGTACATGATTCGGTTCAGTTTCAACAATGTGGCTAAAAACAGCCAGGGCAGCCTCGAAGCGTTTTGCGTTGATGAGTGCCTGGCCATAATCGCAGTGCAGTTCATTAATTTGTCGAAGGCAATTTGAATCTTTAAGCGAGCCAGTTTCTGTGGAAATCATCGCAATTCTTATAGGTAATCGTGTAAGTCTTTGGAAGCTATCCAGATTCTTCAAGCCTAGAGTTTTTTGATACTAAAGCATACCGAAAAATCCCTGAAGTTCTGTTGAAGCGTCAATGCTCCTCTTGGGAGCGTGCGGGGAATTACTCATGAATTTTATGTGTAAAAGCAGAATTAGACGGCAGGATACATTCGATGCCCGTAAGGGCGGAATGGCTGATGTATTGTTGTGTTGATTCGTGACATTCCTGGACCTACATCCGACAAAAATTGGAAAACTGTGGGAATATAAAGAAATACTTAAGAGACAAAGGCTCATGATCACCAGCAAGATGATGCAGCAACTCTGGACGGTAGTCGAGTCTACTCAAGTCAGCACCCTGCTTCAGTTCGATGATTCTGCTCTTGTGCAGTTGTTGCTTAGCCAATTCAAGAACCAACAAGCGATCGACGCGCAAACAACTAGTAGCCTAAATTCTTACATTCAGGCTAAATTACCCCTCATTCGTGACATTGCGGAAGGAAAATTATCCCTTGGACAGGGCAGCCGTTGATAGAGCCATTGCCCTTCTTCAAAGCATCCATTTTGGATACTAATTTTTAGCACGTGCTTTAAAGGTGCTGGGGACTGAGTGTTGAGAAAAAACGGGGACTCAATCCTTTGCATTTAGCACACCTACTTGCCTACAGCAGTCCTGAATCATTTGTGAAAAAGGAGAGTTGTGAAAGTCTTTTCCTCCGGGAAAGCCCTTTCACAATCCAGATAGGATCGCTATAACCTACATTTGACGGTTTTAAAACAGAGCCTAGCACTATGAACCACTGGTTAGGCATTGCCCTAATTGCTTACCTGATCGGAGCCGTAATTGAAGGGGTGAATGCAGCCAATCAAATGTACCGTTCTGCATCAGAGTTAGATGAAGAGACAGCGCTAGATAGAGAATCAGCATCCCAACCTTCAGAACCGACTGAACCCATAAAGGAGAACTGGCAGATTTTCGCCGTTATCGCCTCTGTAAGTGTTTGTGGAGCTTGCCTGTGGCCCTGTCGGTTGATTCACCGTTCTATCAAAGGCGAGCAGAAAGTTGCAAAGTAGTTAATTGGGGTCAGTTCATCCCCTATCTGCTGCACAGCGAAAACCTGCCAGAATCTCTCGGACATGGGGATAGTACCAGTTACGAAAAGTGCT from Kovacikia minuta CCNUW1 carries:
- a CDS encoding tetratricopeptide repeat protein, whose protein sequence is MISTETGSLKDSNCLRQINELHCDYGQALINAKRFEAALAVFSHIVETEPNHVLAWYNKGNALASLERYQDALHSFDQAIQIKPDFYPAWTFRGIMLIQLDRPAEALESCQQALEIQPHDREAWIFHGAALQRLGRYKEAYASYNKATGTTSSSQQSLWQRLSHKINDACRFAWTHSPAVFR
- a CDS encoding alpha/beta hydrolase, producing MVIVGCIATPAQPAELLAVRLGPFERSLPVADLRQYVENQQESGKLKGFLRFVSEADRRSLQQALQTKIPLDRVAIDRVLNQPAGIQLLSQVALAVQGDNLAEVQALRSAVILGIKPEGFSGLSFLEAYPLQRLTVNLPETFQIINKFSPKPPTDTLSSNPFWQTWVDYQAITSQKQHPKTCLFGDSISAALGNSLGEKTYNFAIGGMSSVSLVNQLNYLAAHSVTCPGVVIAIGTNDAWYTIQDDEFVQNLRMALSLTRQLGANQIVLIPAFYSTLAASKNPGLAGSIARVERINHLIAKVADEEGVSVDAAAIQPLFDGQTLKQALTIDGVHLNHDGIMLYRQSLLKSLNQVP